In Paenibacillus ihbetae, the following are encoded in one genomic region:
- a CDS encoding aminotransferase class I/II-fold pyridoxal phosphate-dependent enzyme, which translates to MTTHKDRAPLVEALTEYRLRGASSFHVPGHKNGRAYGKDPKYAEMLQAAMQIDVTEITGTDDLFHPEGAIREAQELAADCFGADESYFLVGGSTSGNMALILTVCEEPGDIILVQRNVHKSVLHGLMLAGARAVFLQPGMDGPSGLAVAPSPETLRKALAAYPGAKAALITMPNYYGMGSDITPLAEICHDHGIPLLVDEAHGAHYGQHPQLPASSLSCGADGVVQSTHKMLAAMTMGAMLHVQGKRINRRLLRQRLAMVQSSSPSYPIMASLDLARRLLHTQGAGAFTAGLAAVDAFRRGLAKLPRFGLLQPPQPGSPAAGTAAVGGQAPPPHAGAAAYTRQDPFKAVIYDRTGVLSGYALQRALEERGCVPEMSDEQRVVLLFTLGSTIEDSNHVLWALVHIVEQEETSSRTPHKAGDAANGSRAQSTEELIRMLKGRGDFMKHYVPSSRIDTTFAFGSSEVRLLPEASSKSNVSTWNNWGDEAPYSDPVSFSLKPMDEGRIEPMPVELCAGRTAAEMVIPYPPGIPILYPGEVITEGMARRLADLRDAGAKCQGIADPSLATIVVYRQEAGLPR; encoded by the coding sequence ATGACTACACATAAAGATCGTGCTCCGCTCGTGGAGGCATTAACTGAATACCGGCTTCGGGGAGCCTCATCGTTTCATGTTCCTGGCCATAAGAACGGCAGGGCCTATGGTAAGGATCCGAAATATGCTGAGATGCTGCAGGCAGCGATGCAGATCGATGTGACGGAAATTACGGGCACAGACGATTTATTTCACCCCGAAGGGGCGATTCGGGAAGCGCAGGAGCTGGCGGCAGATTGCTTTGGCGCAGACGAGAGTTATTTTCTTGTCGGGGGCAGCACGAGCGGAAACATGGCGCTTATTTTGACGGTATGCGAGGAGCCCGGCGATATCATCCTGGTGCAGCGGAACGTACATAAGTCGGTGCTCCATGGTCTGATGCTGGCCGGAGCGCGGGCCGTTTTTCTTCAGCCGGGGATGGACGGGCCCAGCGGGCTTGCTGTTGCCCCTTCGCCAGAAACGCTGAGGAAGGCGCTGGCGGCTTATCCCGGGGCGAAGGCAGCCTTAATCACGATGCCGAATTATTACGGGATGGGAAGCGATATAACGCCGCTAGCGGAAATATGCCATGACCATGGGATTCCGCTGCTGGTGGACGAAGCGCATGGCGCTCACTACGGACAGCATCCGCAGCTGCCGGCCAGTTCGCTCTCCTGCGGGGCGGACGGGGTGGTGCAATCCACGCATAAAATGCTGGCAGCCATGACGATGGGGGCGATGCTGCATGTGCAGGGCAAGCGGATTAACCGGCGCCTTCTGCGGCAGCGGCTGGCGATGGTGCAGAGCTCCAGCCCTTCTTACCCCATCATGGCATCGCTTGACCTGGCTCGGCGCCTGCTGCATACGCAGGGCGCAGGCGCCTTCACGGCGGGGCTCGCCGCCGTGGACGCCTTCCGGCGCGGCCTCGCGAAGCTGCCGCGCTTCGGGCTGCTGCAGCCGCCGCAGCCCGGGAGCCCCGCCGCCGGCACGGCCGCGGTCGGCGGACAAGCGCCGCCGCCGCATGCAGGAGCGGCGGCGTATACCCGCCAGGACCCGTTCAAGGCGGTCATTTATGACCGCACCGGGGTCCTGAGCGGGTACGCACTGCAGCGCGCGCTGGAGGAGCGCGGCTGTGTGCCGGAGATGAGCGACGAGCAGCGCGTCGTCTTGCTGTTTACGCTCGGCTCGACAATCGAAGATAGCAATCACGTCTTATGGGCACTTGTGCATATTGTAGAGCAAGAGGAGACGTCCTCGAGGACACCGCACAAGGCCGGGGATGCCGCAAATGGGAGCCGAGCACAGTCCACTGAAGAGCTGATTCGGATGCTGAAGGGGCGGGGCGATTTCATGAAGCATTACGTGCCGAGCTCCCGGATCGATACCACCTTCGCCTTCGGTTCAAGCGAAGTACGGTTGTTACCCGAAGCATCATCCAAATCCAATGTTTCCACGTGGAACAATTGGGGCGATGAAGCCCCATATTCCGATCCGGTCAGCTTCTCGCTAAAGCCGATGGATGAGGGCCGAATCGAGCCGATGCCAGTGGAGCTTTGCGCGGGAAGAACAGCGGCCGAGATGGTGATTCCGTATCCCCCGGGGATTCCGATCCTTTATCCCGGTGAGGTCATCACTGAGGGGATGGCGCGCAGACTGGCCGATTTAAGAGATGCGGGAGCGAAATGCCAAGGCATCGCAGACCCGTCCCTGGCTACAATCGTTGTTTATAGACAAGAGGCAGGGCTCCCCCGGTAG
- a CDS encoding sigma factor G inhibitor Gin — translation MEELTERVCIICNQSKTEGITILSQFVCEECESEIVHTSAEDAKYHFFIRQLKQIAMPKNA, via the coding sequence ATGGAAGAGCTGACCGAACGCGTCTGTATTATATGCAACCAGTCGAAGACGGAAGGCATTACGATTTTATCGCAATTCGTTTGCGAGGAATGCGAATCGGAAATCGTGCATACCAGTGCGGAGGATGCCAAATATCATTTTTTTATCCGGCAATTAAAGCAGATTGCGATGCCTAAGAATGCTTAG